One window of Pectobacterium carotovorum genomic DNA carries:
- the tldD gene encoding metalloprotease TldD: MSLSFVSEQLLTANKLNLDDLAAVLGSLNERRLDYADLYFQSSYHESWVLEDRIIKDGSYNIDQGVGIRAIDGEKTGFAYADQITLNALHQSAQAARSIVREQGTGTAHTLGAVSHHALYPTLNPLDSLTREDKIALLQRADTVARAADARVQEVSASLTGVYELVLVAATDGTLAADVRPLVRLSISVLVEAEGKRERGSSGGGLRGGYDYFWEVADGEARVDAWAKEAVRMALVNLSAVAAPAGPMPVVLGAGWPGVLLHEAVGHGLEGDFNRRGTSVFSGQMGKLVASELCTVVDDGTLTGRRGSVSMDDEGVPGQYNVLIENGILKGYMQDKMNARLMGVAPTGNGRRESYAHLPMPRMTNTYMLAGKSTPEEIISSVEYGLYAPNFGGGQVDITSGKFVFSTSEAYLIEKGRITTPVKGATLIGSGIEAMQQISMVGNDLALDNGVGVCGKEGQSLPVGVGQPTLKLESLTVGGTA, from the coding sequence ATGAGCCTTTCGTTTGTCAGTGAGCAGTTACTCACCGCCAACAAATTGAATCTTGACGATCTCGCCGCTGTGCTGGGGTCGCTTAATGAGCGTCGACTGGACTATGCCGATCTCTATTTCCAGTCCAGCTACCATGAGTCCTGGGTACTGGAAGATCGCATCATTAAAGACGGTTCTTACAATATCGATCAGGGCGTGGGTATCCGTGCGATTGACGGTGAAAAGACCGGGTTTGCTTATGCCGATCAGATCACGCTGAACGCATTGCACCAGAGTGCGCAGGCAGCACGCAGCATTGTGCGGGAACAGGGTACAGGCACGGCGCACACGTTGGGAGCGGTATCGCATCATGCGCTCTATCCAACGTTGAACCCGCTGGATAGCCTGACGCGTGAGGACAAAATTGCGCTGTTGCAGCGTGCTGACACGGTCGCGCGTGCCGCAGATGCGCGCGTGCAGGAAGTTTCAGCCAGCCTGACCGGTGTGTATGAGCTGGTGCTGGTGGCGGCGACGGACGGTACGCTGGCGGCGGATGTGCGACCGTTAGTGCGTTTGTCGATCAGCGTGTTGGTCGAAGCCGAGGGCAAACGTGAACGCGGCTCCAGCGGCGGCGGCCTGCGTGGCGGCTATGACTATTTCTGGGAAGTGGCTGACGGCGAAGCGCGCGTCGATGCCTGGGCAAAAGAAGCCGTGCGTATGGCGCTGGTTAACCTGTCGGCGGTGGCTGCACCTGCGGGGCCAATGCCTGTAGTGCTGGGTGCTGGCTGGCCGGGCGTGTTGCTGCATGAAGCGGTAGGACACGGTCTGGAAGGCGATTTTAACCGTCGCGGTACGTCAGTATTCAGCGGGCAGATGGGGAAACTCGTTGCGTCAGAGCTGTGCACGGTGGTGGATGACGGCACGCTGACCGGACGTCGCGGTTCAGTTTCGATGGACGATGAAGGGGTTCCGGGGCAATACAATGTCCTGATCGAAAACGGGATTCTGAAAGGCTATATGCAGGACAAGATGAATGCTCGTCTGATGGGCGTTGCGCCAACGGGCAACGGTCGCCGCGAATCTTATGCGCACCTGCCGATGCCGCGTATGACGAACACCTACATGCTGGCTGGGAAATCCACGCCGGAAGAGATTATCTCCAGCGTTGAATACGGTCTGTATGCGCCAAACTTTGGCGGCGGTCAGGTCGATATCACCTCTGGCAAGTTCGTCTTCTCGACATCCGAAGCATACCTGATCGAAAAAGGCCGTATCACTACGCCAGTCAAAGGCGCAACGCTGATTGGTTCCGGCATTGAAGCGATGCAGCAGATCTCGATGGTCGGTAACGATCTGGCGCTGGATAACGGCGTCGGCGTGTGCGGAAAAGAAGGGC